The Sardina pilchardus chromosome 5, fSarPil1.1, whole genome shotgun sequence DNA window AGACACGTCAGGACTTGACTGGCAaaacaccacagacacatcaacacaacacgCTTACATACAGAAAACATACCAGTTACAGCAGGCTGTAGCAGTAGACGTGCCAACAGTCTCACAGTTCAGAAACTTCTATTCGTGTTCTATTCACGGTAGATGTTCCATCCTCAGTGGCTACTTTGACTGTGACAGCACAGACTGGGTTCTGGCTCAAACATGCGTCAGAAGGTTCTCATCAGTTCCTGCTACCCTGATGTGCTCAAGGCCATAATAGACCTGCTACTGTACCTGTCTCTCCCAGGAGGAGTGTGAGTGCAGGGGACAGAGGGGGGGTCTTACGGGTGGGGGGTGTTGCTGTGGCAGGGCGGGGTTCTGGACCCACTGAgggctgctgccactgctggcCTCGTCGTCCAGAGAAATGCCCGAGTAGCTGCTGTTAGAGTGGGGGGAGCTGCAGATCACCCTGTGGGGGCGGAGAAGGGCGATTTAATGGGGATCAAGGCCGCTGTTTTAGCATatgatctctctcttccctactGTACTatttattatctctctctctctctctctctctctctctctctctctctctctctctctctctctctctctatttctctctctctctctctctaataactgcacacacacaccatatacaccaCATGTACATATAAACATGCAGACAGACTGATAGATAGCAAGTCAAATaactcatttcatttcatgctCATTAGACAGCATAACCAGTAACAAGCCATGACTCTCAAGTATTGTTTACCTCTCCAGATCCCTGAGTTTGCGAAGAAGCCTGACATTCTCCTGTGACAAGCACTCCCTCTTCTGGTCGGAGGACTGCTGTTTGTCCAGAAGTAATCTCTTATCTTTCCTGAGGAAGAAAGCCAAACTAACATTTCAAATATTTACTTTACATTTTCTTCAGACTTCCCCCGAAGTCATGGCTCCAGAGCATGCAATGCTTATTCACgagcgggagggaggagcagatttGCAGTTTGATAGATACATCAGAATCCAATCATCGTTAACAGTCCATTCAGTATGATTGGATAGTGTTATTCCTGGATTGTTCGTTCTAGAGGCCACTaaaacttttcatttttgtatttgagtatttcaagcaatatgttaaaaaatcctccagagagcatgctccaaacatctcctaccccacttttattcattcatccatttaaAGGCCATCCTGAAACACAACACAGATTATGAATAGAGATGAATAAATGCTTCTTGATACTCCACATTCCACAGTTCTTTTCTGAGTTTTTGTAGAttaatttttttgtattttgtttttcgcTAACCTAATGTTATACACTTTCTATTATCTTTCTGTACTGTTGGACTACAGGAAGAATAGCTGGGACTTAAGCTAATTGGGGATCCTATAAACAGTAAACAATAGGCAAATCAAACAGATCCAAACATTGATGTATGACTGGAACAGAGTGGATCACAGGAGTAATATTCCCTCCATACTCACTGCAGTTTATCAATCTCACGCTTGAGGTCCTGCAGGAGGCTCATGAGGCCCGCGTCAGAGCCAGTGGAGTCAGACCTCTCAACATAATATATGGGCTCAGCAGCGCCATCTACGGTGGAGGAGGATCAATGTCAGAGCATCAGGAACTAGATGAATTAGTCACGAGCTAAGGCTGATAATCCACACTGTAAAACTACTTAAGTTGATGAACTGAAATATATCTTGGCAGATTGTCTGGGAACCGTTACGCCTTGCCATACTTTATTCAGAAGGCAAGAATGATGGTGTGGTACTCATAAAGTCAAACTCAAGGTCTGCACAAATGACAGAACGTAAATAAGAGATTGATTATTTAAAAGAAACGTCAGAAGGTTGAGAGAGAAGCGAGACAGATACCAGTGCTTCCTGTGTAGCTGCCACTAGCTCCAGATTCGAACTCCTCTTGGGATTTTGGAAGATGTTGCCGCAGTGTCATATTCTCTTCCCTCAAAATACGAATCTCTTTCTGTAGACTAGCAAGGATTTGTTCACGAAGATTCtttagggggaaaaaagagatgaCAGCACATGATGTCTAGATAAATtgataaacaaaacaatgggTGCAATGGGAAAAGATGGTGAGTAACAAATGGTGCGTTtactctgtctgtgtttataagagagaggtaagagagaggtgagcagagaaggacagagacagagagagatggaaacacAGAAATAGCCAACAGCAAACATATATTTCCTCTTGCTTACACTTTTGGCCACTGGCTTGTTTTTAATCCTCTTGGCTTTGCTGGAGTACCGCAATGTGTTCATGGTTTCTTGGAGGTTGTCAGCCGTTggagacacacatgcaatctGTTataccaatcaatcaatcaatatatatggtatacacacacacacacacacacacacacacacacatatatatatacacacaaacacacacacgcacacacacacacacacacacacacacacacacacacacacacacacacacacacacacacagcagtggggTAATCGAGAGAATTTCTAGTCGGCCTGTATCATTCGTATTGATCTTAGCGCCTCACTCTCACATCCTGCGGCCCCTCCCTACAGCCCTGGTAATAACGTGGTAACAGCTATGATGACCTGACATGCAGGTATGAGATGTCTATCAGATAGGTGCAGACTTTCCGCCCTAAAATAGGAATTAGGCCAGGTTGGGTCACACTCCCATCAATTCCTGCAAGATACTTAATGAATGTGTACATCCTGTACATACGTACATATAGTTCATACATAAAACACctgttataccactgcttggtcaaatttcctattgtgatgcgctgtttggaacgtgcattatttttctatataccgcacggctatgaagtagttccctacttttgggcttattacacttgaatattaattcgccaatgtcaatgtaacggtaaaaacaacaacgttgtatctaagacagcggcaatataaactaaagtgatagtagcagtggtataagcgggataatcaactccgcaccgtgcgtttataggaaaataatgcacttatcgaagtatATACTCCATTTGTAAAGGCTTGAATATACCATGAGAGTGATGCCGTCTCCACCCAGTGAATCAGACAGGAGCATGGTCAGCTTGCTGTCCCTGTATGGGATGTGGCCAGTCCTCTTTTTGGGGTCCACCAGCGCTGTGATGCACTTGCCTAGGATACAAAACAAATCACTAACAAACATCTTGCAGGCTCCTGTTTGTTTGACTGAACCTGAACACAACCCTGAAAAACcattgcataaaaaaaaaacagaattctTTACCGTCTACAAGGATCCAAGAGCCTTTTCACGTCCCAGTAGTAATGTTGTACAAGTTATATAAATACGAAGACAAATAATCCTACTGTGATCATCTTTCCTGACCTCAGTtgatatgtaggcctaaatgtctgtctgtgtgagtctgacCCACCCAAGGTGAGGAGGCTGCGGTTGATGTTCCCCGTCTCCTCCAGCAGCTTCTCCGTGGTGTCTCCGTCTTTGACCCTCTCGCTCCCCGCCAGATCCACAATGCACAGCTTCCCCTGAGTCACCACGACCGGCTCTGCCCCAGTCTGGGTGGGTGGTCAGCgagaaagaaacaaacttgAGAAAATATTATTCAGGGGCGTGTCTAAAAATGTTGATGGGAggcagggttcatacacatttccaccagagaatttccatgacttttccatgacttttccatgacttttccatgattttttcacaaatttccatgaccttatatttctcaaaacctcacatcaactagtgctacattaataatagataTGACGCGTGAGATAACGGGATGGTATACCTAGAAGGAATGCTCTCAAAACGTAAACGtggggtgttttttgttttccaaaacctttccaggcctggaaattggcattttcaaattccataacttttccAGGTTTTCAAAAACGTATGAACCCTGGGGAGGGCCAGCCAGGGGCACCACGGACTCAGAGAACGGTGATGCGTAAACAAGAACAGTGATCCTTTAAAGTTGtgtgcataaacaaaaacagtgaTCCTTTAAAAGTTGTGCGTATAAACATAAATTGTAACCCTTTCAAGCTGTGTGcatcaacaaaaacaataacccTTTAAAGTTGTCGGTATAAATATAAATAGTAACCCTTTAAAGTTGTGCgtgtaaaacaaaacattaaccCTTTAACATTGTGTGCATACACAAAAACAGTACTCCTTTAaagttgtgtgtatatataagcGGTAATCCTTTAAAGCTGTGTAGCTGGGTGTGTATCTGAACAACATGAGTGTGGAGGCAGTTACCAATGTGTGCTTGATGTATAGAGTCAGAATGGAATGGCTGCGGCTGGAATGCTCATTCTGGGTTTGCGACGACGTCTGTCTGTTCTGCATTCCTGAACCAAAAAGAAAGGGTTGAGAGAATATTTAACATATTTGATAGCTATCATCATCTTAAAAACGTAAAAAATAAAcctttgacatactgtagcaacatGTAACATTTGCCCATGTGACATTTATTCCTGTCATTAAAAGTTCATGCCCAAACCATACTGTTACAGTAACCTCTACCTTTCACCTACATTCCTTTATCTTGACTGAGGCCTTCACCTCTAGTTCACCTATGccgttatatactgtacatacctctCTCCAAGAGAGTCATGAAGCTCTCCAGGTTGCAGAACTCAACCACAGACAGGTTCTCCACATAGAACCCAGAGGTGGTACTGCCTCGGACAGCGAGAGAATAGGTCAGCCAAGGGTTAAGCAGATCTCTAACCTGGAAAACGATACAAAGACCTGTTTGACTTTTTCAtattaaaataatatatataatataatagtacTGCtactatgttgttgttttttattttcaataactctGTGAAGAGGAGTTTTCTTACATTTACTGGTATTTAGTGTTTGTTACTTGTGATCAGCTTACAGCAGTTTACTACTATACACTACATGCTTTGTATTATAAATCATTATgtacgtacacacgcacatacattaAAGTGTCATTGCAGGAATGCTTATTGGCCAGTAATGCATGAATACACTCtgattacctccgccaaggaggttgtgaTTCCATCggggtttatttgtttgtctttctgtctgtctgtctgtctgtctgtctgtctgtctgtctgtctgtctgtctgtttgtctgtttgttcggtTGCTAAATGATTCAAAAGGCTaaggatggatttcaatgaaatttccagggaaggtctgaaatgacccaaggaagaaacgataacattttgggagtgattcatatcaccatctggatccaggaggcggttatgtttttgcttggtggaggtgtgtgctctctgagtaCTTTTCTAGTTGTTTGGGGAGAAGGGTCCTTCACCTGTTCATTATAGATCTCGGAGTAGGAGGCACACAGCTGGAACGCCTCATCAGAGCGCTGCTCTCGCTCCAGAAGATAAGCCACGGACCTCTGCATCAGGCCCTCCAGGTCACTCTCCTGACTGTCCTCTGAGAACTGCACAAAACCCACAAAACAGCTAAAGcttaccttacactgacaagatttgggaaagattcttgaaagattgtagtcttttgagtaaagcttgaatgaggggcattagtttaAAAACTACAGTCCTCCTACAGTTTCCCAACTCTTGTCTGTGTACGGTAGGCTTAAGGCTTGCCTGTTCTCAGCAGAGCACACACCATATATGCACATGACAAGGCAATGGCAGATGCATGCATGGGCCAATGTCACATGATCGCTTCAAATTAGATTTCCTTGTTTGCTTGTGATCTAATGAGCGAGGTTAAAAATACCCTCACCAGGGAATGTGGACCAGTGATGGTGTAGGTCTTCCCGGAGCCTGTTTGGCCAAAGGCAAACACAGTACAGCTGTACCTGTAAAGTCCAAACAGCTACAGTTGGCCATTTTTTAAGGTAAAGACTAAAGCACATACaattgaacacacatacacacacacacacacacacacacacacacaccgataaacATACTGTCTTGGAGTCTAGTGTGCAATATTCAGTTTACATTACAGTCCAGTAGATCACAGATCACCAGTCTAAATCTTCCAAGAtgagttaataataataataataataataataataataatacatttatttataatgcaTTTTACATTAACtcaatgatctcaaagtgctaaagAGTTGTTTCTAATGGTTCTGTCTGTTGACACACAACACTCTCATCACTCTCACCCCTCAATTGCCATGTCAATCAGCTTCCTCATTCCCGTGGTCTCAAATATCTCCTGCTGGGAGCTTTCTGGCCGGAAGACCATGTTGAATGAGAATTCTCTCTCCACAAGGCCTTCCTGACTAACCTATGAAATGTAAACAACATGCAATTCATTGCCACTGCCACTGGGAAAATTCAAGCAAATAACACACGCGTTGGCAATGTGCCGCTTGTGTAGAAGTGAACACTGCAGTTCACAGATAACCATGCCAGCCTTACCAATACACTGTGCTTATCGGAACAGAAGACAATGCtttcctcactcctctcctgttcATCTTCACTGAGTGGTCTCACCCTGCAAACAAAAATGTACAGCTGAGATTCATGAGCTTACAGCAATGGATGAAACTGCTCTCAAAGTTGTGCTTTCGTACCTTACTGCCACAATGACCTTTGACTCCATTTCTGCTTTTCCCAAATGGACATCTGACAGAGATTGGTGAAAAGAGTATAGACATAGTGTTGTTAATCAaatacatacagagagaaatGGCCAACtttgttgatttattttttttagtatCTAATTGACCTCAGACAGTAACAAGACAACGTCAGCACAACTgttaacaaataacaaaaaggCAAGTTCTATTTCTTACCACACAATGTCTGTCATTGCATGAGTAAAACAGGAGTTAGTCCTGAACTCATAGCCCCCTCACTGTGGCAGGCTGCCAGTCCAGTCCACTGTTCTGTCTGGCCACGGCACAGACTGCCTCTGTGACCTCACAAACAGTAGAACACCAGAAAGGAAGGAGTTGGAGATTTTATTaagaaaataatgtgtgtgtgtgtgtgtgtgtgtgtgtgtgtgtgtgtgtgtgtgtgtgtgtgtgtgtgtgtgtgtgtgtgtgtgtgtgtgtattatctgCTTTGTTAAGCCCcaaatgttttctttgtgtCATGCGGAGATGCCTGTGTTGTTTGATACTGATGCCACCCGACCTGAtattgttgtcattgatgagCAATGAGAGTGTATTCATATTGGAAGTAGGATGTTGTTTTGACCCATGTCTCGAGGAGGCCTATTCAACAAAGTTTGTGAAATACCAGCCTCTTGTACAGCAGATCTGTAGTTTTGGTTATAAATGCCAATATGTTGTGCTCATATTTGGAAGTTTGGGCCATGTACATAGGCTTGTCACCAGAGGACTCAGGATGGTGGGATTTacaaaagtgaaagcaaaacaactCTCTAAATACTGTTCAATCTCTTCCATTATTGAAAGTCGCCACATTTGGAGAAGGAGGTTGTGTATACCCTTAACATTGCTGTACTGAGCTTGGTTGTTGTCAGCAGGATCACATGACTGAATCTTGTCTGAGCAATTATTGCATCTGTCAAATTTGTATCCTTACATGATATTTATTCTTAACTGtggatacaaataaagaagtaaactgtttgtgtgtgtgtgtgtgtgtgtgtgtgtgtgtgtgtgtgtgtgtgtgtgtgtgtgtgtgtgtgtgtgtgtgtgtgtgtgtgtgcgtcagcgTGCGTGCATGCTCCTGCTGCGTGTAATatgacagaaatactgtatgtcatccCATTCAGGCCACAGAGTTCCTGGAAAGAACAAAATCTGTTTTACTTCAGTTTTTACAACCTTGTTtaaaggcctacagtatattggcAAAGCTTGTGACAGCTCATAAGATAAGAGAAAGTCtgtgttgctatggttgacgtctaTTCTTGCACAAGCATGCTTGCAGTGGCCACTGTCATTGGTTGATAAGCAACAGGTATTTGCTGATGAGAAGGCATGCACTAAGTAACTAGCACAAATGATACCAGATACATACACAAAGAAGAAAGGCTACAAACTGATGCCACCTACTgacaaagtaggctatgttcACTCAAATATGTCACCAAAATTAAGGACAAAAGCTATTTTGAACATGATTTCATCCTATGTTAGTATATCTGTActtgaaatgtatgcaaattattgcatatttcattagataatgGTTAATTTACATATGTATAAATATTTCATAAAACTTCCAATACAAAAAAAGTGTTGATATAATGTACACTATCGGCCAAACGTTTGGGGTCAATTAGAGatgtccattccactccattatagacagaataccagccGAGATCAgttgcactgttttttttttttttataaggcCAGTAGTTTTCAGATTACACTATGTGCTTAGTTACttattgcaaaagggttctccaatgtttgttttcagttaggcttttaaaataatatctgattagtaaacagaatgtgccaTTGGAAAATTTGATGAATGGTTGATTATAATGGGCAACGTCAAGAACCCCTTTGCaattataaacaaacacataatgtaatctgaaaactgctgccctgattaaacATATTACCCTATGAATACTACCGGAAAATGCAATCACACCTTGTTATGTCCTTCATATTTTCATATGCATTTGTTACGGAGATCTCAAATATTGGCTCAGCATGAATAAAGTCGTATTTGCAGACTAACTGATTAATGCCATGTGGGTACAAAAAAATGACAAGACCCTGAATATCACCATATACAGTAAGCTCTGGCCTTACATAAAACTAATGGGCATGCAGTACAAATGGCGTGTAAAGGTCCAGCCATACTGAGAACATACTACATTTGGGCAGGCTAGGAATATTACTGTCAGGATATTAATCcccatggcctccaagataaggcaTTTCTGAAagtgtaaaaaaaatgaaatgaaggaTAAATATCTATGAAAACAccagcctggctatcaccagaccgaGCAATGTGACAGACAAATGTGTAGGCCCATGCCTGAGACCTATACTGGTATGAGCAGCTTGTGTGAACCTCGAATGCACTCAGAGCAGAGCGTTCAATTATTGGATTTTCACTCATCAATCACAGCCAAGTGTAAATGTGAGTGGATTAGTTATAATGTGCCAAGAAATAACAAACCCTGTTtcacaggattttttttttttttgcatgtaaATGAAGTGTTGGTATAGGCTACAATAAATGTCCCATCGCTTTACGTTATAGGCTGGTGGCTAGTTACATAGGCCTAAAGAATTTATTCTGATGAATAATTCTTAGTAAGTTTAGTTTGTGATTACATCAGTAAGTGATTATTTCAGACAGTGGTGGGTGATAGGCTATTGTAAACCAATTTATGACCAATTTattgaggagggggaggggcattTTTAGCATACTCGAGGAGGGATACAGTGCTCGGACCGCAGTGTATCATCAGCAAGTGCACTCGACGGCATTTATAAGAGTTCACTAATTAAATTGATCGAAAGAAACATTTACAGCACCTCCAATACCatgactgtaggcctaatgaaaGCACCAACTGCATTTCAATGTCCAACAAACTCTAAATAAAACTTTGCCTGGTGTGGTTTATATTGTCCTTGGTCATTGCTTACAAGTGCTTCGTTTGGCGTCTGAAGAGATGTCCTTCTTTCAGTATACAGTTATTCATGCACATTTGTTCAATATGTTCCTATTTCTGACATGCATGGAAAGTAACCACCTGTAGGCTTACAACGACGCAATGGGTTTGCATCAGAATACCTTTGAGATGCGATGTTTGGTGTGAAATGGCTACCTGTGATTTGTGCGTAAGGATCCGTATGTCGTCAGCATAGTTAATACCCTGTGGACAGAAATCGCGCACGCAAGTCTAGATCTAGGCTACGGCCTGACGACGTATCACTACAAGGTAAATCTATTCGACAAGATATTCGGCACGATAGCCTACATCTGCAACCGACAGAGCCAGCCCCTCCTCGCGCCGGTGTCGTGAAGTCACGCCGTTCACGCTGATGCCAACTGGAGAGCTGCCTTGCCTACTGCTGGATCGAAGTCGGTGTAGGGCTACCTGAAATTTTCCAGTACCTAGCGTTTATGTCATCTAGGAATATACAGCCTGGGAAGGATATGATTCGTTCAAGACAGACGTTTTGAAGATGCACAACCTGTATGTACCAGACAGTCATGGCTTAAAATATGAAGTGCCCTCGTAAAATAGCTGTAGTGGCATTTTGGATCGAGTTGTTCGACAATGACGTCGTATCTGTTTGCGCTGATGTTGTATAGTAGGACACTGTTGCAGGTGACAGATGGTAAGTTGAAAGGCTCGTGTTTTTGGTATAGGCTTATGTTTTCTCTAAAAGTGAAGGTTGTTAATGAGCTCGAAATGGTCCATGCCCCATTTCGTTAatggtttgtttttattttggctGCTTTTAGGGGTATATCTGAGATAGTTTAGGGACCACTGGTTCATTGTTCATTGTAAATTTCCAAATACCCCCACTCTGCCCTCAACTATTCCAAATGTGCTTAGTTTATGTCTGTAGACATTTGAATTAGACATTTAATTTTAATGAGCTGAAGAAAATGCTGTTGTAAAAGACACATGTGTGGTGTTTCTCATATTTGGCTTAAATTTCAAGTATGACAAGTATTTAATATCATTCTTTGTCGTTTCTTTAGCTGTCAAGTCAATTGTAAGAGGCACTATAATGCCTTTGGAAAGATGGAAGGGCCTAATGTATGCGAATTTGGACAGTCCTGCTGTGGCACCTGCAAAGTCAGACTCTGCTGTCCATTTTGTCCCTGCTCGAGTTGGTGTCCAGTGACATCATTAATCTCAGTGAAGATGTCCAGGACGCCTGTCCCAAGTATGAGCCCAGATTACACTAATGGGTGGGAATGAGAGGGAATGTGTTAGACTGCACTAGAGTGCATTAAGGTTAGCCTCTTCATCAGAATACAACACAAAAGCAAAATGGTCTGGGAATGCATGGACTAGCTCGTATGCAGTATGTATAGATATTGTTGCAGTGGCATGTGCTATATAAGCCTACTGACTGTGTGTATAGATAAATATAGCCGTTATAGTTTAGTTTTATAAATATAGCAGTTATTAGTGTTCTTAGCTGACACAGCTCATATAGCTGGAAAATGTTGCTACTGCATGAACTCCAGTACCACGCGTCTTCAATTTGGTGTTATTAGTGTTTAATGAGTAGACTTATTAGATAAAAGAACTCCTGAGGACCGCCTGAAGAAGTTTAGGAAATGtgaacagaaatatttttttctcgTCGCAGCTCAATTTAAAGCACCACTGTTAGAGTTCTACGAGGAAACGAAACTAAGGGCAGAAATGGAACCATGTTTGTGTCGACATATATTTTTTAACCAACCGTTTTCTCAGTCAAGAATTACACAGTTAGCAAAACCTTACACTCAAGGAGCAAAACATCAGCCTAGATCTACAGAACTGTGAGCACCCTCTCAGCCTGAAACACTACACCCTGTGATTTTGTAAATACATAACACATTGCTCTACTTTTGCCACAGAATTCTTATGTTATATGTCTTCATTACTATTTTAAGGCACTGCTTTCCAAATGACCACACTCATGAACCAATTGATCAATTTTGTAAAGACAACTGTATAGCTGTAATGTCAACAATCAGTCTTAAGCACTGTAAAAGGCAACAGGTGAGCCCATGTCTTCAACAGAAATGGAAGGCATTTAAATTGGGAGGACGATGAGTGAGAAGGGAAGTCTGTAGAGAcgtaggaagaggaagagataggCCCAATCCCAAAGTCCGGACTCATatggcctctctcaacatccctcctcgatcctcgatgctcggtcctccagactcattcccactgatctacaactagcactggatagatagactatcccattgttgctgccccatcattctttatctagatcaacgaggaccgaggaaggaagggaggatgtatagaacacgaatgagaggcacccatagactcacagactttggtgcaCGTTCGTAAGGGCTTAGTCCCAATGTCAAATTTCTAAGGgtgtgagggtttgagtacacacttacttAGCCCTTTTCATCAGTCTGCATCAGTGCAGATTTCACAGGGAATTATCCACAGTTCAAAAGTGTTGTGACTTTTACAGAGACCATAGGAAAATCTGGAAattgtaaacaacagcacgacacacatgcatggtgcAAGTGTCAAGCAATGTCTTTGTTATTAAACATCACCACGGTccatgtgatcttgtgaagtgctgtcccaattctatttatacctatctgagcccatgtggcctcacacacactcactcacttagcacctgagatcaattaagctTGTGAGTCTTAGTTCTTAGTCCACTTTGGGATTCAGCCATAGAGGTAGACCTGGAGGATTATGTGGACAAAGAGGTTCAGATGTATCAGATGGCATTTGAGCAACATTTGTTGTAAAGAATTGGTTGAGTGAGTCATGTGACCAAATTTATACAGGGTCTATGAAAGGgggtcttttttctttttttgtttttaccaCACTTTCACTGCAGTGTATTCTATTTAGATTATTCTGCTCTGATTCTCTGAGCCACGTACATTCA harbors:
- the LOC134080495 gene encoding kinesin-like protein KIF12, which produces MESKVIVAVRVRPLSEDEQERSEESIVFCSDKHSVLVSQEGLVEREFSFNMVFRPESSQQEIFETTGMRKLIDMAIEGYSCTVFAFGQTGSGKTYTITGPHSLFSEDSQESDLEGLMQRSVAYLLEREQRSDEAFQLCASYSEIYNEQVRDLLNPWLTYSLAVRGSTTSGFYVENLSVVEFCNLESFMTLLERGMQNRQTSSQTQNEHSSRSHSILTLYIKHTLTGAEPVVVTQGKLCIVDLAGSERVKDGDTTEKLLEETGNINRSLLTLGKCITALVDPKKRTGHIPYRDSKLTMLLSDSLGGDGITLMIACVSPTADNLQETMNTLRYSSKAKRIKNKPVAKSNLREQILASLQKEIRILREENMTLRQHLPKSQEEFESGASGSYTGSTDGAAEPIYYVERSDSTGSDAGLMSLLQDLKREIDKLQKDKRLLLDKQQSSDQKRECLSQENVRLLRKLRDLERVICSSPHSNSSYSGISLDDEASSGSSPQWVQNPALPQQHPPPEQSPSQAPYPITYCCTCSVEAHQQGQGCPELLERLALHEDSYGSHYLNPQKLPLIQYGDAARAVEGGSQPGLEPPGEELVSGARPPQRRRSQVEKRGYAERFQDLLEARGQKAPVEVTARRPQQGDPGLPLLVKKRGDSI